In the Phaseolus vulgaris cultivar G19833 chromosome 7, P. vulgaris v2.0, whole genome shotgun sequence genome, one interval contains:
- the LOC137828878 gene encoding uncharacterized protein, with protein MTTRPARARSEEMTLQQLMGMVHGLQDAVAASKVEQERMQADLTASQARSEELHRTNEELRHRWRGRDEPEAASPPREFTTPFSQAILETTIPNTFTGPKATFTGMEDPEAHLTAFHTQMLLVGGSDAVRCKLFMSTLTGMAMDWFISLLEGHVTSFAQLSQLFREQYLANRTPAPVSYDLFDVKQFQGETLKEYISRFGAQVVKVGTKEEPMIVYAFKKGVRPGSFSKTLNRSRPKTFAEIRRQAVEHIASEGETYEKCTTTVPACPKAQICTQPVRVHQAVTERKHFDRKRAYEPRRTQPKSRVEEGREASKPPRHNFVMELKDLIAIPSIADRLRPPIKANKVLGPRKESWCEFHEAFGHHINNCLALGYQLDELVKNGFLKDYLMEKQAGRPSGSQSGGSEGQQHEAPVLGEIHTIAGGFSGGGCTASQRKRYARSVMSVEVFEDHSPDVDVTFTKEDLRDVVPHDNDPIVISLVTAGRTVHRVLVDQGSSADVMFWPTFERLQLSPDQLRPYGGCLYGFAGDQVEVRGYIELRTTFTDGAASRTKKIKYLVVNAPSAYNILLGRPTLNRIGAVPSTRHMKGKLPSMEGVIVTIRSDQEEAKGCYENSLKNRRSVCHVTTTPPPGAGNTQENRRAVDAVLEGTAEGDVGMDVALEAATKGDVTMEEVEPKPESNAGVEEVESCPEATRESSIVRALLASERRPRPVGDWLEREIGGKTFKLGKTLDGETQEQIAKVIGRHLDAFAWSASDMPGIDPDFLCHRLAMDPQVRPVRQ; from the coding sequence ATGACCACCCGACCagcacgcgctaggagtgaagagatgaccctaCAACAGCTCATGGGCATGGTGCACGGGCTACAAGACGCAGTGGCAGCCTCGAAAGtagaacaggaacgcatgcaggcggacctGACAGCTTCTCAAGCAAGAAGCGAGGAACTCCACCGCaccaacgaggagttacgcCATAGATGGCGTGGCAGAGACGAACCGGAGGCTGCATCCCCACCCAGGGAATTCACAACACCATTTTCACAGGCAATCTTGGAGACGACAATTCCCAATACGTTCACAGGACCCAAAGCGACCTTCACGGGAATGGAGGATCCCGAAGCAcacctcacggcgttccacacacagatgttgCTGGTAGGTGGTTCAGACGCCGTTAGgtgcaagcttttcatgagcaccctaacagggatggccatggattggttcatcagcctcctaGAGGGCCACGTCACGTCCTTCGCCCAACTTTCACAACTATTTAGAGAACAGTACCTAGCCAACAGAACTCCCGCCCCAGTCTCGTACGATCTTTTCGACGTCAAGCAGTTCCAAGGCGAAACTCTAAAAGAATACATAAGTCGCTTTGGGGCACAGGTAGTGAAAGTAGGCACCAAGGAGGAACCCATGATTGtatacgcattcaagaagggggTGCGTCCCGGATCTTTCAGTAAAACGCTTAATCGCAGTCGCCCCAAAACCTTCGCCGAGATAAGGCGACaagcggtagaacatattgcaTCGGAAGGCGAAACGTACGAGAAATGCACAACCACTGTGCCAGCATGCCCCAAGGCACAAATATGCACGCAACCCGTTCGGGTTCACCAAGCCGTCACAGAAAGGAAACATTTTGACAGGAAACGCGCTTACGAGCCACGAAGGACCCAACCCAAGAGTCGAGTAGAGGAAGGGAGAGAAGCAAGCAAGCCGCCGAGGCATAACTTCGTGATGGAACTCAAAGATCTGATTGCAATACCCAGCATAGCCGACAGGTTGAGGCCGCCGATTAAAGCTAACAAGGTGCTGGGGCCTCGCAAGGAgtcatggtgcgaattccacgaagcattcgggcaccatattaacaactgtcTGGCGCttggctatcagttggatgagctcgtaaagaatggtttcctgaaggattacttgatGGAGAAACAGGCGGGACGACCGTCAGGCTCGCAATCGGGGGGCAGTGAGGGGCAGCAGCACGAGGCGCCCGTCCTCGGtgaaatccacaccatagccGGTGGGTTCTCGGGTGGCGGGTGTACGGCGTCGCAGCGtaagaggtatgcgaggtccgtaatgtcagtggaagttttcgaggacCATTCACCCGATGTGGACGTCACGTTCACTAAGGAAGACCTCAGGGATGTTGTGccgcatgacaacgatcccattgtgatCTCGCTCGTCACGGCAGGAAGAACGGTTCATCGGGTCTTGGTcgatcaagggagctcggcagacgtgatgttctggccgaccttCGAGAGGTTACAACTATCTCCAGACCAgttgaggccatatgggggctgcttataCGGTTTTGCGGGTGATCAAGTCGAAGTCAGGGGATACATTGAGTTAAGAacaacgttcacagatgggGCCGCCTCGCGCAcaaagaaaatcaaataccttgttgtgAACGCCCCCTCAGCATACAATATCctattgggaaggccaacactcaataggataGGAGCTGTACCCtccacgaggcacatgaagggCAAATTACCTTCAATGGAAGGGGTGATCGTCACCATCCGATCTGACCAAGAAGAGGCAAAGGGatgttacgaaaacagcctcaagaacaggcGATCAGTGTGCCATGTGACCACAACACCACCTCCTGGTGCGGGGAATACGCAGGAAAACCGACGGGCCGTGGATGCAGTGTTAGAGGGGACCGCTGAAGGCGACGTGGGTATGGATGTGGCATTGGAAGCAGCCACCAAGGGTGACGTGACCATGGAAGAGGTCGAGCCGAAGCCTGAGAGCAACGCTGGAGTAGAGGAAGTGGAAAGCTGCCCGGAAGCCACCAGGGAGTCAAGCATTGTGAGAGCATTGCTCGCTAGTGAGAGGAGGCCTCGCCCAGTTGGAGattggctcgagagggagatcggcgGCAAAACTTTTAAGTTGGGGAAAACTTTAGACGGCGAGACACAGGaacagatcgccaaggtgataggcaGGCATCTAGACGCGTTcgcgtggtctgcctcggatatgccaggaatcgaccccgattttttATGTCATCGTCTAGCAATGGACCCTCAAGTCAGACCAGTCCgacaatga